The following is a genomic window from Nicotiana tabacum cultivar K326 chromosome 3, ASM71507v2, whole genome shotgun sequence.
AAATgaacttcttttttcttatttcttatgttacattttttattgcagtgcactggttttattttatttgtcattttttgTTGTTATATTCATTATATCATGACTCATGGGTTGTGCtaataaattgaaattttgaaaTGGGGATATCAGGTGGTTCGGCATATTCCGACGAAGATCAGTTCAACCTGACAACAGCGACGACAACGAAGATGACAGCAACCCAATCTCAAACTCCATTGAATGTTATGCATGCACTCAAGTTGGCGTCCCAGTTTTCCACTCCACTAGTTGCGACCAAGCTAACCCACCGGAGTGGGAAGCTTCAGCCGGTTCCTCGCTAGTTCCAATTCAGAACCGGACTAATAATTCCAGAACCGGAAAATCCCGGTCCAGTCACAACCGGCATCCGTCGGGTCCATTCGGAAGTGTGTTAGACCCTCGAAGCAAGCGCGTGCAGAGATGGAATCGATTCATTTTGTTGGCACGTGGCATGGCCTTAGCCGTTGATCCTCTCTTCTTTTACGCCTTATCCATCGGCCGTGGTGGATCGCCGTGCTTGTACATGGACGGCGGACTTGCGGCTATCGTCACGGTGATACGGACTTGCCTCGACGCCGTACACCTCTTCCACTTGTGGTTGCAGTTTCGGTTGGCGTACGTGTCGAGAGAGTCGCTAGTTGTTGGGTGTGGGAAACTCGTGTGGGACGCGCGTGCGATTGCTGCTCACTATGTTCGGTCCGTTAAAGGATTCTGGTTCGATACTTTTGTCGTCCTACCCGTCCCTCAGGTTAGcaaaatttataaggaattttTACACGAATAGCtgattatattaattatttattttttctaattatatACATAAATTACGTATATATTATAtggctatttttaattttaagTGGTCGGGTAGACGGACCACTTGATATTTGTTACGTTGCTTTTGTCTCCAAGAACTAAGATTTTGTAACctcaatattttttaaaataaatcaacCAAAAAGTTAGGAGgagattttttttattagttTAACATATGTACACTGACTCTTTATAAGCTTACATCATATCATTCTACAAAAACAGCTAACTACTCATAGTAATGTACTAACATGCTATATCTAGTTAAAATACACATATGATGTAAATAAAATTATCGATGTTAATATATATAAGTTAATCTTTTGTAGATGAAGAGGCAGCTGGTTTAAAGCAGAAAAAAGGATATGGTTAATATTAGAGAAGTTAAAAGTCGCAATATAGTGAAAGGAGTGAGATTAAATGACGTAATTCATTAACGCGTGAAGCGCGGGCAAATTCTAGGATAATAATATAGGAAAGTTAGTACAATGATAGGTAATGCtctaaaaagttttttttttttttttggtagtgATACTATGAGTATGTGGTCTTTTATTAATTTCTCTTAGATTAAGTTAAAAGAGGTTATAGAAGTTGAAGGTCACGGATTTGCACTATGATGTACTTGGTGCAATCTGATCTCCACATGAATTGATACTGCTTTCATAGTTTCATCCAAAATTTGTCTATTTTCCCTAAATAaacaaaaagtgaaaaaggtACACTTTTTAACCCAAAATGTTTGTCTTCCCTTCTTTTTGAGTTCTATAAAAATGTTACTATCTGTTTTTCTTAAAATGAGATTCTTAATTACattataaataaagaaaaaagagaggctCCAATGATCAACTTTTTTTTCAATACAACTTTATGTCTTCTAAAATATGGTTCCACGAATTTATTGATACAGTCAGACCTCTTTATAACAACGTTCTTATATAACAGtacttcactataaaagtcaagtttttccGGAACCAAATGGTATGttctgttataatatatgttttgtataatagcaattcgctataacatccaaaaatatttggaGCATAGGAGACTGTTATAAAGGGGTTTGATTATATATACATCAGAAAAATCATAATTGTGTAAAAGTGAATAACCAAATTAGAACCGATGCAGCAGAACATGCTTCCAATAGAGGTCACAGGTTCAAACCGTGAAAATAACCTTTTGTAGAAATGTAGGATAAAGTTGCGTACAACAGACGGTTGTGGTTCGACCCTTCCATGGACTCCGctcgggctgccctttttttcaCTATACTTAACTTAAGACTATTGTTTTGTATCTGAACTCAACTCGCACGCTCAAAATGTTATAATGGTTTGTAGGGGTTGATTCGAATCTcgattataataataatacatacCTTGCCAAATAATTCTAACTGCTAACAAAATGTGATGCTGTATGAGGTTCCAATGCTTTCTACCTCTGCAATTTTATTTCGAAATTGTGATTACTCATTTCTTAATGTTTTTCTTTTGGTATTTCCACTTGTCAGGTTGTATTTTGGCTGGTGGTTCCAAAACTAATAAGAGAAGAGCAGATCAAGCTTATAATGACAATCCTTCTACTAATGTTCTTGTTCCAGTTCCTCCCCAAAGTATATCACAGCATAAGCTTAATGAGAAGAATGCAAAAGGTTACTGGATATATTTTTGGTACCATTTGGTGGGGATTTGGCCTTAATCTCATTGCTTATTTTATTGCTTCTCATGTAAGTCCTACTTCACTTTTACCCCGCATTCTACAATTCTctaaattaaaaatagaatttaagttatatatactgaTAGTTTAAATTTTTTTACACTATCCGATACAATCATATCAGACAATATAGAGAATTACTTGTTGTTATAAGTTAACTTAACCTAAAggacagcccggtgcactaagctcccgctatgtgcggggtccggggaaggaccGGACCACAAGGGTGTATTGTATGCAGCCTTATCCTGCATTTATGCAAGAGgctgaacccgtgacctcctggtcacatgattTACCAGTTACGCGAAGGGTCCCCTTCCTGTTATAAGTTAACTTAACCTGGTGGTGGTAAAAAATTTATACGTTGTCAGTGCATAAAACTTATATTCATAAAAATGTTAGTGACGAGTTGTTATTTATAGGTTGCTGGGGGTTGCTGGTATGTACTATCTATACAAAGAGTAGCTTCATGTCTAAGGCAGCAGTGTGAACAGAAAGCTTCTTGTAATCTGTCTTTGTCATGCTCAGAGGAGGTTTGTTATCAGTTTCTATTGCCAACAGGAACTGTGGGAAATCCATGTGCTGGGAACTCAACAACAGTGATGAGGAAGCCACTGTGTTTAGATGTTAATGGACCATTTCCATATGGAATATACAAATGGGCTCTACCTGTTGTTTCTAGTAGGTCTGTCACTGTGAAGATTCTTTATCCCATCTTTTGGGGATTGATGACCCTTAGGTAAATattccattttcatcatttatcttTAGATATGGCACTAATACTTGATATTTGAGTAACTTGATTCTTTATATATATCAGTTAAGACTTGAAAATTGAACATCTTAGTGATCTTTTTGGCTTTTAGTATGGTGTAACACCAAGGAGATGTGATGTAGGTAgcctaccctgatgcaagcatcagTGACTGATTCAAcaactcgaacccgtgacctataggtcacatggagacaacttgaccgttgctccaaggctccccttccctTTTAGTATGGCGCGAAACATGAAAATCTTTAATTCCCTTCAAAATGTTTGGCCAGAGGAAAAGATATGATTAAGGAAAATGAACTATCTGATGACTGTTACCTCTAATCTTTGGAAATACATGGACCTCAGTTAAAGCTTATGGTGTTTGATTGCAGTACATTTGGCAATGACTTAGAACCGACGAGTCATTGGCTAGAAGTTATCTTCAGTATATGCCTTGTGCTTAGTGGATTGATGCTCTTCACTCTGTTGATAGGGAATATCCAGGTAAGCTATGAGTACTTGTTTTTCTAAGGAATTAATATGAGTCCTTCAAGCTGCAATATTTATGATCTATTTCTGTTTTCAAGGTGTTTTTACACGCGGTGATggcaaagaagagaaaaatgcaATTGAGGTGCAGGGATATGGAATGGTGGATGAAGAGGAGACAATTACCATCACAATTGAGACAAAGAGTTCGCCACTTTGAACACCAGAGATGGGCTATGATGGGTGGAGAAGATGAGATGGAACTCGTAAAAGACTTGCCAGAAGGACTTCGAAGGGATATCAAACGCTTTCTTTGCCTTGATCTTATTAAAAAGGTACAAGACAAAGTCCATGCTTAATTTCCTTCTAACAATAGAACATTGTTATATTAccatatgatgatgatgatgatgatctgAATTTCATTATTTCAGGTTCCTCTGTTCCATAGTTTGGATGATCTAATTCTAGACAACATCTGTGATCGAGTTAAGCCATTAGTCTTCTCCAAAGATGAGAAGGTGCCTATTCTTTTATGTCTTCTACTCCGTAGTTAAGAATTACATATTACTATATTTAGAAGCCAGTATCTCTTAACcttctcattttacccttaatgacatGCTCTTATAGCCATATAAATCTGATGGTATATTTAAGACTATAAGTTCTAAAGGTACCTTTGATATGTGCTGACAAACTCCGTGCCTCCTATAAGATGAAAATGGAGGGAGTACTATAATAGCTTGAACTTAGGCAATGGCTTACCTTTTTTGTTCTGTCAAAACAGATCATTAGAGAAGGAGATCCCGTGCACCGGGTGGTGTTCATTGTTCGTGGGCGAGTAAAAAGTAGCCAAAACCTCAGTAAAGGGATGGTCGCAACGAGCATACTTGAGCCTGGAGGCTTCTTTGGAGATGAGCTTCTTTCCTGGTGCTTACGCCGTCCCTTCATTGACAGACTTCCAGCTTCTTCAGCAACCTTTACTTGCATAGAATCCACAGAAGCATTTGGCTTAGATGCAAACCATCTACGATTTATCACAGATCACTTCAGATACAAATTTGCAAACGAGAGGCTTAAGCGAACAGCAAGGTATTATTCATCCAATTGGAGAACATGGGCTGCTGTGAATATACAGTTAGCTTGGCGTCGTTACATGGTGAGGACAAGCCGTCCTGTGAATCAGGTAACGGAGAATGGGGATAGTGATCATCGCCTTCGAAAGTATGCTGCAATGTTCTTGTCAATCAGGCCACATGATCATCTTGAGTAGTGATAATGGCTGTGATTACTATATCCTCATTTGTCATATTTTTCGTCAATAAGCCAGATTTGTACAACGACATCGATTGATTGAACTTTAATATCAGAGTAAAGGGGTTAATTATCTGCTCAAGTAAATGTCAACGTTTAGTGACTTGTGTTTGAGTAAATTTTACATATTTTCCCCTCTTTGGTAATGAATCTCTCTACATTTTGCCATCCATTTTTTCATTCAGAAGTAAATCCTGATATTCGTACATTTCTCAGATTGAAAAACTTGATTAGCATACTAAAGGTGAGAGAAAATGGAATTGCATGAAATGACACCCCATGCCTGTTTCCTGCATTCTTCCTCTCCTCTTGGACTCTATCTTGGCATATTCAAATTTACCACAAGAAAACatctttgttaaaaaaaattttaaaaaaattggtcgagctaaaaagttaaaattaatttttaaggaaTTCATTGTTTCCTTGTCAAAACATTACATTTTCTAGTTTTGAGTTattatttcaatttttaaagttttCGACTTTATCTAATATTTCAGCACTCTCAATTAAGCTACTCAAATTTTCAtatatgttaataagatttttgACAACAAACACTAAGGTAGTTTATTGACACAAATGGCTAATTTATAATACATGTCTAACTTATAGTGCACCATTTTATATAGTAATAACAATATTTTGGGGCATTTTAGCTATGGTGGACCTAAAACAGAACTTTACTAGTCTTACCCTTGGATCAATCATGCTGAATAACTTCATATGAGTTCCACCCCTTTCACTTCGTTGACCATATTCATAGCGGCCACGACCTTGGTCACTATCACGGTTAACTTTGTCTTGCCTCCATGGTTCAATTGATAATGGCAACAACATCTGCTAATGATGGACATGTCACATCCCTTCAGGAGATGATTCAATGAACATGACGTTGTCATTACATTCAAGATAAGAGTCTTTAAGGACCCAATTGCTACCTCCAAGTTTGGCATTAATCTTTAGGCAAAGATCGGTACTTACTAGTGAATATGTTCGCGCTTCGCGCGATTATTAAAGAGTTAATAAACGTACGAAataatcaagaattcaataatgAATTTATATGTTATTTCTCTTCTATACGAGAAAGAAAATATCCATAACAACATATATTTGAGTTAAATCATACACTAATTCATACGTTAATTCACCATTTGGGTTTATTAAGAAAAATTCGGAAAGAGCATCTAAATTTTGTAGCTACTAGTTATCATACAACAAATGCCTCTAAATTATGTTTCCTTAGAGTTAATCTAAAAAAGACAATCTCTAAGTCTCCAACCTAAAAAAAATACGATTTTAGATTTCAAACTCGGGTActctttagaaaattcaaaattaatggTGTCAATCCAACTCGATATTGTTTGTATGTCTTATTTTTAACGAACTTATAGATTGTAGTCAATCTACCTTATTTCTTGATTTTTAACATAACAAAATATTGTTCGTTTGACTTTTAATTAAGAGTATCATATTACAATACAATTTTCATTTAGTTAAGGACTGCTGTCTCGAAAGACTTTACAATAGATTTTTCTAAAGATAATGTAACCCATAACATGGCTACCATTAGGGAGAAAAACCTTTAGAAAATGAAGAGCCCTAATTTTAATTGCTGTATTTTTAACCGATCAAGAATAGGATAAATGTTGTTGAATGAGTCAATCATAACATGTTGGCATCTAGTGTATTTAACCcgaaaattattgaaattttaatgaattttatcCCAACTCTTTGACATGAAATTGTTGCAGCGCAAACAGAAAGAGTTGTAAAAAATTTCACGAACTTACATTAAATTACCAGAAATTACTTCAACACTCATTACGAGTTAAAGCAAAAAAATAACCTGGTGTAATGTCTCTTTCAGACGGACAGAAATATGCCAAAAACAAtcttgaaaaaaagaagagaacatACATAATAATTAAAGATGTAATTAGGCTGCTTGAGAAGCAAGTTATTTATAAAAAAAGTACAAGGATCTAGGAACAATATCACATTCTATTATGgtcaaatgaatcaatagaaagAAGCTaagtaaaattaaaatattattttgtgaGAAAATTTTCACCAAAAACTTTTTAGTACTGACCTTCTTCATCTCGTCATTATCGTCAAAGGAGAGCTTTGTTTTGGGGCCTTTAACTTGTCTTGTTCAAGTTTAGCAATTGGCAATATTCAGCAAAATGATATCCTGAAAATTTAAGCAATTTCAATATAATAAGAATATTATTGGGTAGGTGAAGTAGAATCTGTAAAATTAGAATCGAAAAAGATCATGGAAACTTCCAATTTCAAGAAACTGTGATAATATTCAGTAAAATGGTATCCTGAAAATCTATAGTAATTTCAACATTATAAGAATATTATTATTAGGTAGGTGAAGGAGAATATGTAAAATTATATTGGaaacaaaaaaattataaaacttcCAATTTCAAGAAACCCATTTAAAGGCTATAGCAAAAATAAAATCTTACCCGCTTCATATTATCAAACAAACTTGACCTACTAACGGCCTAAGAAGTTCTTATTGTCTCACATTCATTTTAGTCAAATGataatactttttttttataCTCGGTCAAAATATTCACAAAATTTACCTTATAAAAAGAACTAACAATTCAATCATTCTCCGTAAATGATTTGCTCGTTGTAGATCAGAATAGTATTGAAGTTAATTAGTTAAGTAATGACTGatgtttcattttatttaaattgaattTAATTTATATGTATCTACTTAGATACTGTAGAAAATTTTACTCTATAAATATCATGTAACCTATTGTAACATGTTATTTTGTTAAATTATGACGTTATATGCCTTGTTAATTACCTTCTAAATGGCTAATTGGTTTAAGTTTCTTGGCAAGACCTTCACAATGCAAGTCAAGCTTTAAGACCGTAGGGTTGTCATTCTTTATTTTTCCAAGGAAGTCACTACCAAACTTGTTCTTCTAGGAATCATTCTTCTTTTCTCCTCCTTATTTGCTTTTGcttcttttgtttgttttcccaaaaccaaaaggaaaaaaaacaaatctTTTAGTTTTATGAACCAAATGGAAACAAACTAAAATTTTGAGAAAGAGTTCAGAAAGTGTTGGAGACAGACATGTTATGAAAGAATTTAAAGAATTATGAGCATTAGAAGAGACGTAGATTAAGACAAAAAAATCTAAAGCAAATTGGAGAAAAGATTTAGTCGTGAACCCAAGATTAAAAGCAGAAAAGATCTTTGTGCATTTACCTCAGTATTTGCcctcaaaatcagataacaattaactttataagtggttttaaggatacgtggattaactTGACATGAAGCGATGAATTgagttgcaattgaaataaacaatgataaaataaattcaaaccacaggAATTGAATAGTTACAGCCTTGGGAGATTAGCCACCCTTGAACTGGATGAACTTCGATCGGTATCGGGACACATATAAAATTAGAGTTTAatgagaaaaataatatattgtttTGGAATGCATGTTACAATGTGCTTTACAAGTTATCAGACTCCTTTTATATAGCatgggagtcctactttaggtacaattctataaaaggtaaaaatctcctgATTTACTGATTTGTCAGTTCCTTATTGATATGTGCCGAGATTCCTGCCGCAAGATCCAACCAGTTACGGATATTACGGCCTTATGTTATTTCGGTATTCTGTTGGTTACACTGACAATGTTATCTTGAGCTCGTTCGGAGTTAGGGTTGATTCCGGGATCACAGACTCAATATTCTAGAGGACGGATATTTCCAATCTCGAATTCTGGCCTGGTGGAACCGGGGGTCGATCTTTGGTTCTTCATGTTCCGAGCCCGATCTACCATGTCGTAAACGAGTTCGATTtataccgtatacagatagtcccctcatttttcggagagtagacgACGAGAAATGACATGAACTCCCGATTCTCACCTCGATATCAGGCGACAGGAATGACAATATAAACAAAACATCGCGTCAATCAATCTTAGTGGCATTAAATACCTGTCAGTTGTCGGTCGGCCACTTTCTGGATGCGAACCGTAGTTTGAAAACTATAAGTACCTCATTCTTccttcattcaaactttacattcaAGCTTGCTCTTTAGAAATTTCCCAATTTTCTGGCACTTTGTATTCTTATTTCTTGAGATCATTTGTGAGAACTTTGTTTGTTTCCACCCCAAATCATCAAGTGTACTGCTATAACTTcctctttttctcatttttccctctattttaaaagaaatggcgaagacttcaaaaactgttccccaaaaagaaactcctTCTACATCACGGCCCGCTGTCTAGGAGACCGTGTTGCGTACTGCTATCGAGGAACCAACGGCAGAAACCCCTCTGAGCACGTTCATCCCAGGTGGGTGCTCGATAACCgccgattttaaggttgaaaagcCTGTATTCGTACCGGGCCGGTGTGAGAAGGGGATAAGtaggaattttgactacttattagcgccttttaactttcgttttagtccaaaagcgtttaattgtgttcccaaaaactgatgaaatatgcttaactGCAGGAGTATTGAAAAATGAGCTgctaagatgaaatccaactcaagaaggagtgatctgaactcaaggacaaaaacaggCATAAAAGCTCAAAATGCGGACAACAGAATATCATCTGCTGCCGCAGAATGTGAAGACAAATTTATCAGAGGACTGTAAGAAGTGCGGTCAGCACATGaaatgtgcggccacagaagctaagcaagagcaaaagttcagagagtttgcaTATCAAGTTCAAAggaagtgcgaaccgcacaattatTGCCAAGTTTTGAATATCAATAGCCACAATAGAcgtttttctttactctctttagtagtttttgctattttaagctttttgaacatagatttctttattttaattatcaatatgagTTTGATtatcctttcttcttttatttcttctgttttaagcatgagtagctagattttcactagggttgtgacccaaccctagagtGTAATGAATgtttgatttattacttgttaatggttgggtgtttattatttggccttgttctttttttttaattgtagaattagttgttgtaaatattagttcatgcctatttgacttggtctctacttgagaaagagagacttagtctaggaaaacttggctaacaagaaattgggtaaTTCAAAAGATACTCATTTGGCTTTGAGAAAGCCGAATTGGCCTTGAGTTTTTTATCGACCATTTTGTTCAATATCCATTTGGCCTTGAGAAAGTcgaattgggcaaaattactcttttaccgagaggtattgagtgttGATAGGTATAATACACTTCGACcaacaaaacaagctttaaaatTTACAAtccgttaggcaaacacctaggtgaaggtcatagccctaggtcttttatgtcatttgaaaaacaacaaaaaaaaattcctaGTTTAAATTCTTAATTGATAATCTTAGTTTAACTTAGACTTAGAAACAATCTAATTTTGTGAAAGTGAAATTTGAGTAATTCAAGCTCATTCATTAAAGTATATACTCCTAAGTCTCATTCATATCCCCCTGTGGAAAATCGACCttgactccttgttgggtattagtATTGCATCGACCATTTTATAACCTCAAATAGAGGTGTAACTTGGACGAGaacaatttttggcgccgttgccggggagctaaaaatgtatttagttatatatttggttttgtgtgtgaattatcttcttttccttccttgttactgaTTTTTGTGAATCAATTGTAGGTACCATAATGACAAACAACAATGATCAActcggaaacatgcctttggggAAAGTGGACATTgaagatgaccaagttgaagaggttcctcttgaacctcaagcaagtAGAAGAGGCCGGGCGCCTCAAGATAATGTCCTCCACCCCACCTCGACCAAGAGCAGCTCCATACCGaatgttgccgaatgaagggtatgcaagtgccattTTCCCGCCCcacattagggcgggcaactttcaaatcacaaatgtaatgctcacattgctagagcaacgtggattcttc
Proteins encoded in this region:
- the LOC107820973 gene encoding cyclic nucleotide-gated ion channel 2-like isoform X1 gives rise to the protein MSSRQDLRFFLSRWFGIFRRRSVQPDNSDDNEDDSNPISNSIECYACTQVGVPVFHSTSCDQANPPEWEASAGSSLVPIQNRTNNSRTGKSRSSHNRHPSGPFGSVLDPRSKRVQRWNRFILLARGMALAVDPLFFYALSIGRGGSPCLYMDGGLAAIVTVIRTCLDAVHLFHLWLQFRLAYVSRESLVVGCGKLVWDARAIAAHYVRSVKGFWFDTFVVLPVPQVVFWLVVPKLIREEQIKLIMTILLLMFLFQFLPKVYHSISLMRRMQKVTGYIFGTIWWGFGLNLIAYFIASHVAGGCWYVLSIQRVASCLRQQCEQKASCNLSLSCSEEVCYQFLLPTGTVGNPCAGNSTTVMRKPLCLDVNGPFPYGIYKWALPVVSSRSVTVKILYPIFWGLMTLSTFGNDLEPTSHWLEVIFSICLVLSGLMLFTLLIGNIQVFLHAVMAKKRKMQLRCRDMEWWMKRRQLPSQLRQRVRHFEHQRWAMMGGEDEMELVKDLPEGLRRDIKRFLCLDLIKKVPLFHSLDDLILDNICDRVKPLVFSKDEKIIREGDPVHRVVFIVRGRVKSSQNLSKGMVATSILEPGGFFGDELLSWCLRRPFIDRLPASSATFTCIESTEAFGLDANHLRFITDHFRYKFANERLKRTARYYSSNWRTWAAVNIQLAWRRYMVRTSRPVNQVTENGDSDHRLRKYAAMFLSIRPHDHLE
- the LOC107820973 gene encoding cyclic nucleotide-gated ion channel 2-like isoform X2 produces the protein MAHFLSNSRWFGIFRRRSVQPDNSDDNEDDSNPISNSIECYACTQVGVPVFHSTSCDQANPPEWEASAGSSLVPIQNRTNNSRTGKSRSSHNRHPSGPFGSVLDPRSKRVQRWNRFILLARGMALAVDPLFFYALSIGRGGSPCLYMDGGLAAIVTVIRTCLDAVHLFHLWLQFRLAYVSRESLVVGCGKLVWDARAIAAHYVRSVKGFWFDTFVVLPVPQVVFWLVVPKLIREEQIKLIMTILLLMFLFQFLPKVYHSISLMRRMQKVTGYIFGTIWWGFGLNLIAYFIASHVAGGCWYVLSIQRVASCLRQQCEQKASCNLSLSCSEEVCYQFLLPTGTVGNPCAGNSTTVMRKPLCLDVNGPFPYGIYKWALPVVSSRSVTVKILYPIFWGLMTLSTFGNDLEPTSHWLEVIFSICLVLSGLMLFTLLIGNIQVFLHAVMAKKRKMQLRCRDMEWWMKRRQLPSQLRQRVRHFEHQRWAMMGGEDEMELVKDLPEGLRRDIKRFLCLDLIKKVPLFHSLDDLILDNICDRVKPLVFSKDEKIIREGDPVHRVVFIVRGRVKSSQNLSKGMVATSILEPGGFFGDELLSWCLRRPFIDRLPASSATFTCIESTEAFGLDANHLRFITDHFRYKFANERLKRTARYYSSNWRTWAAVNIQLAWRRYMVRTSRPVNQVTENGDSDHRLRKYAAMFLSIRPHDHLE